The window CACCATGAGGCTCCATGTCAAATGCATGACATGAGTTCTGGTGCTCGAGGGCGGCAGACGGGTCGTAGAGAACCCAGCGTCCAGAAAAAAAGGTATTGCCACGACGTAGTTGTCGAGCGTATCTTGCCTGCATTGCGGCACCACCTATCGCTTTCATTGACTGATACTAATAAACAATACAAATGTGGTCTAGAAACAGCGTGCCGTATCCCAGCCTAAATTGCCATGAGAATCAAAGGAACTGATGCTTCCATGGTTTTTCTCAGGGTCACCCCCACAAGCGTGAGTCGATCCTCGAGAGAACAAAATCCCTCGACGAGCCCACTCCCCCGAGACTAGGAATATGGAAGTCTGTATCCAGGAGCGGCGCCGAAGCGGTTCAACTCAACCAGATCCAAGTGATCTGGGACGCTGCCGTTTTCGGCTACACACCATGAGGCTCCATGTCAAATGCATGACATGAGTTCTGGTGCTCGAGGGCGGCAGACGGGTCGTAGAGAACCCAGCGTCCAGAAAAAAAGGTATTGCCACGACGTAGTTGTCGAGCGTATCTTGCCTGCATTGCGGCACCACCTATCGCTTTCATTGACTGATACTAATAAACAATACAAATGTGGTCTAGAAACAGCGTGCCGTATCCCAGCCTAAATTGCCATGAGAATCAAAGGAACTGATGCTTCCATGGTTTTTCTCAGGGTCACCCCCACAAGCGTGAGTCGATCCTCGAGAGAACAAAATCCCTCGACGAGCCCACTCCCCCGAGACTAGGAATATGGAAGTCTGTATCCAGGAGCGGCGCCGAAGCGGTTCAACTCAACCAGATCCAAGTGATCTGGGACGCTGCCGTTTTCGGCTACACACCATGAGGCTCCATGTCAAATGCATGACATGAGTTCTGGTGCTCGAGGGCGGCAGACGGGTCGTAGAGAACCCAGCGTCCAGAAAAAAAGGTATTGCCACGACGTAGTTGTCGAGCGTATCTTGCCTGCATTGCGGCACCACCTATCGCTTTCATTGACTGATACTAATAAACAATAAAAATGTGGTCTAGAAACAGCGTGCCGTATTCAAGCCTAAATTGCCATGAGAATCAAAGGAACTGATGCTTCCATGGTTTTTCTCAGGGTCACCCCCACAAGCGTGAGTCGATCCTCGAGAGAACAAAATCCCTCGACGAGCCCACTCCCCCGAGACTAGGAATATGGAAGTCTGTATCCAGGAGCGGCGCCGAAGCGGTTCAACTCAACCAGATCCAAGTGATCTGGGACGCTGCCGTTTTCGGCTACACACCATGAGGCTCCATGTCAAATGCATGACATGAGTTCTGGTGCTCGAGGGCGGCAGACGGGTTTTCGCAAGCTGACACCGGCAAAATCGGCGAGCAGCATGGTAAATCCCAGCGTCCACGTgcgagatgcatgcagaccaGCGCATCGTGTCAACAACGACTAAAGTGCACACATTGTGGAACCGCTTGTAGAAATGTGATGAATTCAGCAGGTAGACCTTACctatgcacatatgcatatacatatccATACAATGAATGAACGCATCAGCGACGACATCGTGAAAAGTTGGCACATCCTTCCAATCAGACAAATTAGTGTCGGTAACTAGTTCTCGTCAACAGTAGTCGGCGAGCTGGGTGGTATCATCAGGGAAGGGTATGACACCGACTCGATGAGAGAGGCCGCTAattgcgtgtctctcccctctgaTGGTCCGGCGGTGGTCCACACACTGTGAAAACGCACGAGCACCGCAAACACTCGAACGCGTACACTACAAAAACCATAGAGATGTCACAAAACACGGTACCCCTACACACGTAACGGCAACAGTCGACAGATAAAAAAAATCGTTCCGTCAGAATGCCACGACCGCGACACTGAAGGATGGAAGGCTCGCCCTCAGATGGTAGTGCATGTTACAGTTGTCTCCACAAGAGTTGTTCGGAgagctctctttctcgtggtTTCATCACATGCGAGCGGCTTCCAACAAAGCAAGACTAGCAACACCCCACAAGACGCGcacggagacaaaaaccgATATACACAGCCAGAAAGGCATGCTCAAATCGCGATACCCAACAACTTTGCAAACGCGGAGCCGTGATGTAAGGATTGGTGACAGCTTAACTACACTGAAGACTTGTCAACGATTAGTATCGTGGTGCCTCTTGCCTACTATACATTGCGCCACACAAACGTCGCTTTCGTGCGTATCGGCACATAGTGAGTGGTGTGAAGCCAATCCGTCGGCCAGGCGACGCATGCGAAAGACGtttccggtgtctgtacagatACGGCGTGTTTCCCGCAGGCATGCTGATGGAAGTATCGCGCCTGACAGCGCAACAAGAAGTCTCAGCGTTTTGCCCACAAGAGTCATTTCGACTCAAAACCTCTGTTCGTTGTCATTTTCGAAGCGACACACAGACTCGAGGGAACAGAGACGCACGCTGTTCTctgccgtcctctccccAGCCACTCACATAGTCGTCGCACGATGGCCCTTCACCGCCTCTCTTCAGTGGATCAGCAGCACGTCCAGCAGTCCACCGCTCACCTGAACGTTACCACAGACCCCGAGCAACGCTAGTAAGGCGCCTCTCTTtaacaggagagaagcaaatGGGGGATTCCATGCGCGTTCGCCAGCCTCCCGCCTTGGCACCCAACGCTTACATGACAGGCGCACGGCTCTTGAGCGGTCCGTAGAACTTGGCCTTCTCCTCCGAAGTCTGGAAGCGACCGTGCCCCCACTTGGCGGAGGTATCGATGAACTTGAGGTTGACCGGTTCCAGGGCCTTGCGAGACGTGCGCGTGACGAGGGTCTTTCTGAACGTAATCGGGCGCTTCTTGCAGCCGACGATGCAGCCCTTGATGAGCAAGAAGTCGTTGTTCACCGTGCCGTAGTGCGGGAAGCCTCCCATGGGCGTGATGCGCTTCTCCGTGAGATCCGACTCCGTGGTGGCGTTGCGAGGGTCCGCACCGTTGCCGACACGGTACACCTTCTTGTTCATTTCTGTGCGGTGGAAGTAACCCTTCTGACCGTGGCGAGGCACTTGGAATTGGACACGCGCCGGATGCCAGGCTCCAATACACGCGATCTTGCGCAGTCCACGATGGGTCTTgcgcggcagacgcgtcACTCCCCAACGCGACACCACACCCTTGACTCCGTGACCCTTGGTGACACCtgaacggaagaaaacagatAAACATTCTAGGGAAGTGAAACTGGCGATCTGAATCGCACACGCGCACAGACCTAGAGGGACCCCGTGGACAGACAAAAGAAGGCGTAGGGGGAACTGCGCAAATGCAAAAGAGATACAAGTGGATAGAGGCACGCAGCACCATTCGAACcatcgctcttcttcctgttgaAAAAAGAGTACTGCGATACCGGGGTAAGCTTCCCTGCTGCAGGTGGACGAAGCGATCTTCCACTGTTCGCCGGGTCATTTTCGGGCGAACACTACTTACCGATGACGTCGAGCATCTCGCCCTCAGTGAAGACGGCCTTAACGGGCACAGCTGTCTCGAACATCTTCGTGCAGAAATCAACCTGATGGAACAAAGAAAAGTCAAGCCCAACAACCATGCACAACTGAGTCTTCCCCTACTGCACATTCgcaatatatacatataggcAATATATACATGGATGCAGATGAAGAGGTACCGATACACGATTGGCGGTACCTTGATATAAACGTATACACCATGTCCACGCATGCGCGACGGTTCGCTACGCCGTACGTGGTACGAAGGCCAGTTTTTTGCGTGACACACATAAACGGGGCATCCTGATCAGAAATGGCGTTTCCGAGTTCGTGTCAGgctcggcctctcgcctgccCCGCGCGAGAGTACGTACTTTTTCGGCGACGGAACCTCCGTTGACTTGGATCTCCATGACGTGAGCCTTCTTGGATCCAATGGGGGTCTTGGACGGCTGGGTGTGGCAGATGGCGCGGATAACGGAGCAGTAGTTCTTCATGCGGGTCAGCTCTGCCTCCATCTTGTTGTTGTCTCCGTAGCGCTTGGCGTACTTGGTGAacgcctttctcttgctcttgTACCAGTTCTTGTAAAAGCGACGTTTGCACTCATCTGACAAATGACCCGCCCAGACTGTGACGAGCGCACGCAGGCCGCGCGGCGTCTCGATGTAGCCAACGACACCCACGCAGACCATGGGCGGCGTGTCCACGACGGTCACAGCCTCGACGATCTCCTTCTTGTGGAGCTCTGCAGGCAGACACAACGCCACAAATCACAGCGAtgagctggagagaagacgctaACGTGCCTACATGCCCTACATGGCCGCATCGCCTAGCACGCGGtgacacacatatacatacacttATATACTTCCacacagagcgagaagcgcgactGTGAAGGCGAAATCCCAGACTCCATACGTGTCCCTGCTCTGACTGCGCCCGCAACAACACGCCAGGCAACCCCGCCATATTTCCGTTTCCAGGCAGTGCAAGAGTGAaccagcagaagaaaaataCAGGGAACGCGAACCGGATACAGGGAAGTGGAGAAGCTTAGCTTACTCGAGCCGGGTTTGTCGAGCTCGCGAACGACGTGGGTCATGCCAGCCTTGTAGCCCATGAAGGCTGTGAGGTGGGGGGGCTTGGACGGGTCATCCTTAGGGAAGGCCTTTACTGCAGAAAACAAACCGAAGCCAACAAGATTGCCATCAGCGCCGCACCCTAGACGTGAAGAATATCTCTACGAACAAACAAACACCTCAAGCCATACGCATTTTCTGCGGAACGATGTGCTGTCAAAATCCCCGTATACCCATGagggcatatatatatcgcgGGGATGTGAGTGGAGACCGCTACAGGCGGATCTTTGATAAAATAACGCGTTACACGAACCTGAGAATACTGGGACACAAGCGGGAACTGCAATAGGGATAAAAAACACGGGAAAAAAGGTTGGTCTCCAGACACCCATTTCCCTTAGAGGAACGAGTTGCCCAGTGAAGCGCACATGCGGTCGCCCTTGCGGGTCTCATGAGGCGTGCCGATTCGCCCCAAAACGAGAGATGAGAACGAAAACCAGGCGCAAAAATCACGATTTCCACTCGTTTGCTTGCGACACAAATGGCAGGGTTTTTGTTCCGCATTTCTCCCTTGGTTGCTGACGAAAGTTCCGCCTTGGCGATCCGGGGAATGGAAGACCCCACGCGGGGCAGAGAACGGCCTTCCTTACACACGCGAAGAACGGTAGGAACGAAAAACACATTGGGAAAAGCGTTCCCATCGGGTCACAAAACgtgcttcgtttcctccgtgAGAGGCATTGACGAAACTGACTCTattctttctttctcggaaGGCGTTTCTCACCTTTTCCTCTATGGCGCTTGCATCGCTTCCTGGGCAGGAAACCCAGGGAGCCGTGGCGAGGTCGCTCAAACTTCCGGTGGGACATTTTCTTTTCCCGGGAAAAAGCAAGAACTTGAGGTTTTGTAAAGTCCAGCCCCTCCCCTTTTCAGAATAGTTCTGAAAAAGAAtccggcgaggagaaggtgcagagaggaaaaatcACGGCACCCACGATTACCCCGCAGCTCATTTCGCggccgctgcatgcgaagCCCCCACGACATCGTCTAGGCCAGAACGCGTCGTCGAGGGGGTTTCGTGCAAGGAAGCCCCACCCCTGTTCTTGTCTCGGCTTGTATTCGGGAAAACGTCAGGACTAGTTCTTTTCTAGCTGCCATAGTTGTGACTCCACCCTTCCTGGCCTTGTAGGGGAAAACACTCAAGCGTCAACCGCTGTTACAGAAGCTCAAATGGTGCGTTTCATgacaggagaaacagcgaagTGTTTCGTGCATGTGCGGTTGGCCCTTGCAAATAGCGCAAAACACAATTGCGGTATGTCGTAGCACGGGGTAGGTCTCTTACCTCCCGGCAGGAAGAGCGCTCTGGCGGGACGTCTGCTCGTCGCACCGTCGGGTTCGGTATGTGAGTGtagagcgagaagagctgAATTGTGACTGAGAGTCAACATagggagagacagtcgggGGGACAAAGGGAAGGATTTTTAGGTGTTTGCAACCGGGCGAAGTTTTGCACATCCCCGCTGGAGCACAGACACCGCTTTTCACTTCAGGGGCCCTAcgtgaggagagacacccgtttctctcgactTCCACAGCATCTCTCGTCTCCAACAGAGATCTGCAGTTACTTGCATGTGGACAGCAACATATGCTCTTTTGCAATGTACCCACTATTTCTCTAAGTCGTGCCGACCCCACGAAGGGCATCGGCCCTGAAGGCGTCGGCAACTGAGGCACAAACGGTCGGGAGTGGAAGTTGGTTTGGCATCGCACGTATCAGCCAGAAACGATCCCGAAGGAATTCTCATCTTCTttgtccctcttcctctccctctagCCTCCCAGCTTTTTCACAACCTGTGTTGTGTTTCGCACCCGAACAGCCGACATCAATCCGTGTACGCATGTGACAGTATTCACTTGTGTCTGTACCTGCGTGGACATGGGAGAAAAAAATCAATGTCTTTCCCGGCGTGCGTGGAACTGTTGTGTGACCACAGAAGTGGGTCTTGGCCGATTTTCTTAGAATGTGTCAAGCAGGATGGTACACGTCCGTCATTTTGTTGGTTTTTGTAGAGCCGTTACACGAACGGCGAATGCACCACCTCATTGACTGCAGAAGACTTCTGGGGCGCTGTACCATTCACAATACACTTCCCCCGCACCACGAGTTGCTTTCGGGTTACTCTGCTTGGAGGGGACACCGTCGTTTTGACCGTGTCGCACTGACCGCTTGCGGGTTGCTGAATCCACCTTTTTGCCAAAGACAGGAGAATGGACAAAAGCGTCTCATCAGAGGGTATCAGGCGCTGTGAGGTGCTGTGCTTGCTAGTGGGCTTAATCAGGATCGGGGAGTCGAAGGCGCGATAACTCTCTAGTGACCGAATCCCTTTTGCTCTGTGTGCCGCTGCAAACCTCGCAATGCCTGTTTTTTGCATGATGCTCAGATAACTCTACCGAGCTTTCGTCTTACCGGTATTCTGGAAAGACCtagaaaaaaagacacacgaGTGTACGTTTGTGCATGAACACAGATCTAGACAGGTACTGGAAAGCTTCCATGAAATGCTGGTTCGGCGACCGATAGGAATCCTTGCATTTTAGGTATACGGGGCAACCTGCGCCGAACAACATATTCATGGCACTATAGCTCCTGCAGATGAAGAATGAATCTTCCTTTTCTAAAGCTAGCGTGGCCTGTTCTTTACCAGTGCACGCGTACTGGCTGGTATATTCCTCGGTGTACTGGCACCTCAAGAGTTGCTAGAGGGAGCtcccccgccttcctccgtttGGCATAGCAAGTGGGCAGAGTTGCAGAAttgagaagacgaggaacaTGCGTGGTTTGATTAAAGTAAACACATCACTTCCTCCATTCGTTAGATTCTTGTACAGCAGCGCTAGACCGCTGTTGTGTCGTCGCTTGTCAGGCTCACTCCCACTGGAACCTGGCGCTCGTTCCACATCCCCTGTGGAAAGGACATAGAAAGAGGGGTGTTCATAAGGACAGAGTGAGAATCAAAGGCCTACCTGGAatggagacggggaaagTTTCCCAGATCCACCCTCCGATCTGTTCGACGGAAATGTGCAAAAGCATGCATCGCCTCACCGGCCGGCTTCTCTTGCTCAGAGCTTGAGTCAAACTGCCGCAGTGAAACGCCCCGCATCTGCGCGTTTTGCTTGAACATTTTCGAATATACCCGGTTTCCAGCTCGAGAGAAATTTCTTCATTCGTGGGAAGACGataaatgcatatatccTGAGTTCGCGCTAAtggcctcggcgcctccacatgcacagacatcctgtctcgtctccctgtctcttttaAGAGCACCTATAACGGCTGGAAAGTGCAATGCCAGGAACGACAGGCCTTCTTTTAGGCAAAAGAGGAACCTGACGGTGTCACGTCCGTGCGGATCAAACAGAAAGGCCTGGTCAGTATCTTCCCCGTGTGTTgagtctctcgttttcgccctTGGTGAGCAAAGCTAGAGTGACACACCGCGTTGAAAGAGATTGTCGATCGTCTTCTGGGTGAGGAGACCATGCACTTCAAAGGGATATTTGTCGCTGTAGAAAAGAGTCGTTTGCAGCCTGCCGAACACTCAGATGTCTCGCCTCGAGATGCGGCAAATCATCGGGTCTTTTCTCCCGGAttcttccctctgcgtctctaGGCCTCGAGGTTTGCCCGCGCGGCAGCCCAGGCaggccctcttctcgctcccttGAAAAGTGCGGCCGAGAAATATTGGGCCGGAGAAAGGCTCGTTTTTCTATTTCGATCTCAGCCGTCTATGCGTAGCCTTTGTATCTCCCTTCATTCCCAGccgcttcccctctttttcgtttttcctcccccttttccccccttcccttcctttttgTGTCTAATGCCCCCGTATAGCCGTCAGGATGGCTGCTGCCTCATCCGACACCCTAAGTGTCGGAGGTAGCAATTCTGCGGGGGCGCCTTGTCACTATCGCCTCGCGAATTTccattccttctctcctcaaGGGGAGCGCTCGTCTCCCGAAAGCCGTGCAGGTCTCCGCTCTTCTGGGCAAGGTGAACAAAGCGAGGCGTTCCTCTTCCAGCACGACGAATCGCCGGCCGAACACCCAATCCCCGCTCCAGACACCGGGGcttcaggtgtacagacaccccgGCGAACGCGCGGCTCGTACATTGCGTCGTGTGGAAACTGGAGCGACCTTGATTTTTCCTCAATCATTTGGACTCGCCGGCACCACCCGTCTCCTGGGTCTCTTCGTTCCGATCAAAATGCGACCGAACAACCGTCTGCCCCTCCCTTTAACGCTCAGCTTTGTCGGATCTGCAATGGCTGCCGTGGAAACGGACGCAGTTGCCTGAAGGGGGTCAGAAAAAGCCTCTTTTCCTGCGCCACCAAAGCACACGCAGAATGTGCGTGGCCCTCGCGATACCTGAATGCGGGGCTGTCCCGTCTCGGCGatcgcctcgccttccacaTCGTTGAACATCCAGACTTCTTTCTTAAGCGCGCTGTGGCATGTGGCGtcgttctcctcgtcctcgctcttgTATCTGCAGCAATCTCGTTTGGGACACCTGGCTTCGATCCTAACGCCACGCTCCGCCTGGATCGCGAAAcggcttctcgttcttccgcgtcgACAGAGCTGCCGTCGCTTCGGGCCCCGTCCGTGGAGGAGGGATCCGCGCGCTCACCCCACGTGTTTGGGGAAGACCGACGAGAAGGTCGTCTCAGTCACAGGTCCTTTCTGGAATCAAACTTTCCACAGAATGCGTCCGGCagctcgtctctgtctcgaccGGCTTCTCACCGAGTCCATGCAGACGACAGATTTGTCGGAGAGCCCGTTTTATCCCACGCAAACGCCTCATCAAGTGCCTCAGCATCCGCGACGGCTCTAGCTTCGCCCTCGggcgcttctcctctccaaccttcttcctctcacttTGCTTCCCTCGACCTGCCGGCTTCGCACGCTGCAGCGTCcacctctcccctctcccctGCCGGTTccgctgcgtcctcgccgacGTCTTCTCCTGAATCTGGTACGCATGTCAAACCCTCTTCTGCATCGGGTTCGTCACTTGCGTCCTCGTTGGCACCTCCGTCGGCGGGAAACACTAGTTTTACAGCTTCGGAGGCCCTCCCTGCGAACCAAAACAGCCTTCGCCCCGCTCGCGgtccctctcgccttgccGTTTCCAAAGTCGTTTTCCCAAGAACTAGCGCCATCTCCTTTCCTGTCGAGTCCCCGCCGCCTGCAGTCCCTGGCGGAGAGCGAAACGAAGGCCTGGCTAGCGACCCGAGCACCGACGCCTGCTCAGGTGGCCGTGTCTGCAGCGGAGAGGCCAGGACTCCAGCTAGCTTCACAGACACCTGGGAACGCCGTGTCTTGGCGCGGCTAGCTGAGGCGCTCCGCGTCCGTTATGTCGCCGGTGCcgcgctctttctcccggaGACTAGCGAGGcccgaaaaaaaggcgaaaaaatGAAGAGCTTGTTTGGAGAGGACACGCGCGCGACGACGATGCTGTACGTGAATGAGAAGGCGATGCACATGCGCCTAGAGGAAGCAGCCGAGTTtgcgggaggcggcgagaaagtgGAACCAGAGGCGGCTGGAGTCCGCGCGAACACGGGGCAGGCACGCGGTGCGGGCGAAACAGCCGGCTCAAACAGGAGAGCAATCGACCTCGCCAGCCGTGAAGCGAGCAGGCAggagcgcgccgccgcttcgGCTTTACCCGACGACGGCTCTGTGCAAGCGATGAGGGGATCAGTCGATGCTGGACGGAATACCAAACACGGAAGAGGGGGCCTGTCCCCACCAGGTTCGACCTCTTATTCGCCTTCGTTGTCTGTGGGGTTTTTGGCGCCTGGCTCCGTGACACCCGCCGATGTGCCGGGGGCGCGGAGTGGAGCCGGAGGCGTGCCGCAGATCCAACgcaacgcagagacagcggcagaCAAtactctctctctgccgagcacgcgagagaggcaaagagatCGCCCTGCtacagaggaggcgagacggcggcggttATCTGAAGAAGCCGatgctgccttctctctgggtGAGAAACCCAACCCGCTTCCGGGCAGCGCTCACCGTTTGCGTGCGTCACCTGCGGACAGGCCATCCCAGGACTTGGAAAAGGATCCGTTGAAGCTCGCACTtcagtcttcctcttcgccaggGGGGCCAGTTCCAACTACaggccttctgtctcgcgaggTTCTCAGGGAGATCTGGGCGTCTCAACGAGGCTTCCAAGACGATGTGGAGGCCCGAGGCAAGACGTGGCGAGATCTCTGCTCTGCGACACCGACTGCAACAACTGCTGCAGGTGAGCACCTCAGCTCTGAGCAGGAGACCACACCCAAAAACAAACTCCAGAAAGTGCAGAAAGGGAACAGCCCAGTCTGACACGAAAAAATGCTTACacctctctctatatatggATCTATCCATCTaactgtatatatatatatatattctgGCACGCAGAAGCTTATTCGCAAACACGAAACGCAgacaaggaaggagagaggcgagggagtAGGACGGTGCAAAGGCCACTGAGAATAGCGAGGAACCGAGGCGACCGCCTGGGAGATAGTGGCAAACACCGCCTAAAAGTACAACACACGGAAGGTCCCCTGAGAGATGAAAGGATTCGTCTTTTAGACGAGAAATCATCACGCCTTATTTACAAATGCGTTGACGAGCAACGCGACGCGATAAAGGGCGCATGTGAGCGACACCGGTCCATGCGGAAGGGCTCTGACGTACATACACTTCGCTTTCAATGCGATCCACGGTCTCTGCGTCCGACAATGGTgagcgtttcccttttcgcttcAGGCTCTCCATGCATTGCTGTGGGACTCTTTGGCATTTACGAAGTCGCCGCGGGAGCGCCTCTGGACTCTCCTGAAGCCTTTGAAGACGCGTTCGATGGTCAGCCTCCATAGACGGTATTCCTACCTTTACCCTCTGGTACCCTCTCCGTACCCATACAGCAGAGCGATGGGGCACCTCATCGTTGGCTTTGAAGCCCACAGAATGTCGCTACAAGCCTCACACGAGTCGTAACTGAGACTGTGCAGGATGCGTAGTTTGCTCTACAGTTGTACGTATAAATACATGTCAATGTGTACCTCCGtttccatatatacatatacatatatatatatatatagagagagagagagagacagggagagaggccttatgcatgtgtatgtagaTGTACGTGTATAcagatgtgtatatgcacatgtagaAAGAGCAACACAGGGCAGACCGCCGAGCtgtatctgcatgtgtgtacGCGGACGGGAGGTGGAGACCTGAGAACGAAGTGTAGTCCGACATAACTGGAGGTCGCAGTGGCTACGGGAGTGATGCTCGCCTGCCATGTCTTTGTCCGGAACCGATCTGAGGCTCCACGTGACTCTGGGCAAATTAGATTCCCGCCGATGGCAAGACCTCCCTCACACGGCAAGTCATGCTAATGCATGCGCACCGATGTACAAGTACACATGTATAAGCTTACgcttacatatatatatatatatatatagggacATACGTGTACGCTAAGGTACACGtctatgcatgtgcatgttcAGAGATACCTCGTGTATGTATAGATCTTGATTGGAATGGGTGAATGCTTCTGTCTGTCGTTAGCAGCGGGTGCCGTTCATCGTTTGGTAGCTTTCCTGTGGTCGCGCCTTCAGGTGCGCAGACGGGTAACGTGACTCTACTGCACTATGCGGCAGCGTATGTCCCCTCGTCGTTCTACACGCCGGTGAGGCTCACTTTTGATTCGCCACTTGCCGCTGGGGTtcgggaggagacacaccaCTGCGCAGCTGTTCCGGGTTTGAACAGAGAGGACTggcgggaaaacggcggcGTGGCCTTGGCCAGCGAGAAGACCCAGGGGGCGACATTGACACCCCACGACtcaggagaaggcgaaggaaacgaccCCACTGGGGCCAGACGGATCTCGGCTGCGCCGGAAGAGATTAAGCGAAAAGTGAAAACACCTTTCGACTTTCGGCTGGCTTCGGCCgacgctcttcttttcgtctaCGAGCTGGACAGCTCCAAGGGAAGTTCCGAGGATCTGGACGCTTGGGAAAGTGCGGCGTCCGCGTGGGCTGTTAACCAGCGGGAgagggcggaggcgagatggcgcgagaagcggaaagtggagaggatagagacagcagagagaccaCCGGAGGCCCACGCGAGACAAGGGCCACGTCTACGGGAGAAGCCGGAAAGGCGAGCGGACCAGACCGAAGAAAACGGTGATCGGTCTCGCAGCGTCGACGGGGTTCTTTCCATTCTTTCACGATACTTTTTGGCCCTCGCTTCCtacgtttcgtctctctatccttcctcttcgtttgcgTCGTCCGGTTCGTTTCCTGCTGAACTGGATGACTCAGATCTTCGGTGGTCGGTGCATCTCTTCAATTCCCAGGTGGCGTCGCGAGAGAGTGTCTTCACTGttgcgcgggagacgccgtTGCTGGTGTACACGTTtggcctcgtttctctctttctatttctcgtgtttgcctctctgggCGGGCTCCCATGGAAAGGCTGTTTGTCGCTAACGCTgggggtgcatgcagtcacTGTCTTTTCCGTGGCGGGCGGCTTCTGTTTGGGACACCTGCTGTTTCGCATTCCCCTCACcccgctcgcgccgctcgTCCTGCATCTGCTGCTCGGCTTCGTCGCGCAGTTTTCGGTCTCGACGCTTCTCCAGTTGAGGCAGGCACGCGGCAGGGAAGCTAAGAAACGACAGGCGCAGCAGCATCCGATCTCCCCGCCGAAAGATCctgccttcgcgcctccctcgcgcctctc is drawn from Neospora caninum Liverpool complete genome, chromosome X and contains these coding sequences:
- a CDS encoding Niemann-Pick type C1 disease protein/ patched like cholesterol transporter of the SecD family, 12 transmembrane domain, related codes for the protein MAAASSDTLSVGGSNSAGAPCHYRLANFHSFSPQGERSSPESRAGLRSSGQGEQSEAFLFQHDESPAEHPIPAPDTGASGVQTPRRTRGSYIASCGNWSDLDFSSIIWTRRHHPSPGSLRSDQNATEQPSAPPFNAQLCRICNGCRGNGRSCLKGVRKSLFSCATKAHAECAWPSRYLNAGLSRLGDRLAFHIVEHPDFFLKRAVACGVVLLVLALVSAAISFGTPGFDPNATLRLDRETASRSSASTELPSLRAPSVEEGSARSPHVFGEDRREGRLSHRSFLESNFPQNASGSSSLSRPASHRVHADDRFVGEPVLSHANASSSASASATALASPSGASPLQPSSSHFASLDLPASHAAASTSPLSPAGSAASSPTSSPESGTHVKPSSASGSSLASSLAPPSAGNTSFTASEALPANQNSLRPARGPSRLAVSKVVFPRTSAISFPVESPPPAVPGGERNEGLASDPSTDACSGGRVCSGEARTPASFTDTWERRVLARLAEALRVRYVAGAALFLPETSEARKKGEKMKSLFGEDTRATTMLYVNEKAMHMRLEEAAEFAGGGEKVEPEAAGVRANTGQARGAGETAGSNRRAIDLASREASRQERAAASALPDDGSVQAMRGSVDAGRNTKHGRGGLSPPGSTSYSPSLSVGFLAPGSVTPADVPGARSGAGGVPQIQRNAETAADNTLSLPSTRERQRDRPATEEARRRRLSEEADAAFSLGEKPNPLPGSAHRLRASPADRPSQDLEKDPLKLALQSSSSPGGPVPTTGLLSREVLREIWASQRGFQDDVEARGKTWRDLCSATPTATTAAGSPCIAVGLFGIYEVAAGAPLDSPEAFEDAFDGAQTGNVTLLHYAAAYVPSSFYTPVRLTFDSPLAAGVREETHHCAAVPGLNREDWRENGGVALASEKTQGATLTPHDSGEGEGNDPTGARRISAAPEEIKRKVKTPFDFRLASADALLFVYELDSSKGSSEDLDAWESAASAWAVNQRERAEARWREKRKVERIETAERPPEAHARQGPRLREKPERRADQTEENGDRSRSVDGVLSILSRYFLALASYVSSLYPSSSFASSGSFPAELDDSDLRWSVHLFNSQVASRESVFTVARETPLLVYTFGLVSLFLFLVFASLGGLPWKGCLSLTLGVHAVTVFSVAGGFCLGHLLFRIPLTPLAPLVLHLLLGFVAQFSVSTLLQLRQARGREAKKRQAQQHPISPPKDPAFAPPSRLSCGSHAARAGSVSMTHEGDSPTVASPRYEDDEDDPSLLYVSPLFPGVPRSAGCIDTGFEAARAPLVARGSLPLQLPSAGLPLPQELFRSARHAPGVPAAYADVAVARGTSVGVTASERPHPPGDRRVPWQQLVLRSDGKLRIMRRVISSSFSGLLLTTVTCVAALLLASSIDLPAVAYFSHAAASAVFSLFFFHIFLFCPLLVRLEQPSLAVGTPECPSGVQTLPPGASRLPRGFTSHSPPFSPHAFTKSGVAVTVCEGSVQGPGCGEQRRLAGGERGCGRREDKGGEEVEVRRDGEDRKSPSQASVGAAGEDLSHACCFSLLRGTENATTNRDSARLASLTLRRFESRGIGDFGDDDPTADFPGPFAKRFCTSSGERCVDEVRREADLTIDGELSPLGPEETTALQTSGVPSAFRSRLLHVDNTPLCASSSSASVDSVSSPASRRRPRDVRGKAFGQSRHRPETPLGSTGIAADRAPAAAAPPRVFVSGAVVARPFPGGTGARRGDSSDEARGEADEHAAENPTEAVDDREIGRGRDMRSREAKVNLVCAGLGGEDLMSEDSDDSFARGRDDEEDALGYSQRLMFTDIDGARTREGVLPFGQFMPSSDSRPPVGVPQHASLLRCGNQEEKIEELGESQRKLLTLRRADSYGKEEERSDFRTPRSDGATSGELLVYAHPRRDEGSRESDESGGARASDVGRRSEEVYAIEQCERRGEASPSNGETQNRSAPAGIYRERRQTPERNRGGDPRRERSRRREKKGTRVWDFFTRRRNRRVVLTVFFLLTVTSGLLSRHLSAYFDLLTYLSRDSPLLSFFNAVVFFWPAGLPSKLYLVLPGEDVVGYRDLKQRRKIITFLEELETLHEVQGPVLSWITDLEAHVNGTSSATAPEHVPPMITPECPYISPDATQPLPFPFEASRFNARVREWTGDGNDTLCTLSSLQQNDTGKTAGEKAPWLQNVIPSRYDSSYIRNGSRIEASRIMLMGVYRPDDPRANVETKGKLENLTREKLGVDGAFVYADWFEEAERDERIYSMVAKQLLVVAGGLGIFLAFFLSPVGGLLVAVLLVAISLIVASCLVVIGASIDVISLIALFMCVTFTVEYGTHIIYLFLHTGDKHSRVDSRVSPLVWDGEHWQGQPRLMATNDTTASRRAAIRVWKCARRGLPTIALSATASFLGEKRKHVNEDKK